The Thalassotalea sp. LPB0316 nucleotide sequence CCTGATATTGCGCGGCTAATGCTGTACCGCCAATATTCGATAACTGTTCGGCGTGAACCTTGACTCGAATCCCTAGCGCTTTTGCAGCTTCAAATACTTGCTTAGTTTGCTTGGCATCAAATGCGATCCCCTCACAAAAAACATCGACAGCGTCAACCAGTTGCGCTGACGCCACTTGGGGTAGCATCTCTTGGCAGACCAGATCGATATAGCCTTGGCTATTGCCTTTATATTCCGGCGGCAAAGCGTGTGCCCCTAAAAATGTTCGTCGAATGGTTAATGGCAGGTATTGGGCTACTTGCGTCGCAACCTTAAGCATTTTGAGTTCATTTTCACTGTTCAAACCGTAACCAGATTTAATTTCAAGCGTCGTTACGCCTTGTTGATGCATGGCATGAGCGCGCTTTAATGCACCATCTAATAGCTCTTGCTCTGTTGCTGCTCGTGTTGCATTAACCGTTGAAACAATACCACCGCCAGCCTTTGCGATTTCTTCATAACTTTTGCCTTGCAAGCGCATTTCAAATTCATTGGCTCGATTACCACCAAAGACAATATGCGTGTGACAGTCGATAAGGCCAGGCGTTAACCATTGTCCTTGGCCGTCAATGACTTTTTCAACCTGATGTGTGGGTAACTGAGAATATTCGCCAAGCCA carries:
- the hutI gene encoding imidazolonepropionase; amino-acid sequence: MNVQASSCHQWQTLITRVNIATMTQGGDSYGELIDGAVAIANGKIAWLGEYSQLPTHQVEKVIDGQGQWLTPGLIDCHTHIVFGGNRANEFEMRLQGKSYEEIAKAGGGIVSTVNATRAATEQELLDGALKRAHAMHQQGVTTLEIKSGYGLNSENELKMLKVATQVAQYLPLTIRRTFLGAHALPPEYKGNSQGYIDLVCQEMLPQVASAQLVDAVDVFCEGIAFDAKQTKQVFEAAKALGIRVKVHAEQLSNIGGTALAAQYQALSSDHIEYLDEAGVQAMAKSDMTAVILPGAFYFLRETQLPPIDLLRKHGVAMAIASDANPGSSPINSLQLMLNMACTLFRLTPSEALAGVTCHAAKALGLSEDKGQIKIGMDADLALWDITQPAELCYQFGVNPLTMLFKDGERVIENAPVEFSK